One Cricetulus griseus strain 17A/GY chromosome 5, alternate assembly CriGri-PICRH-1.0, whole genome shotgun sequence genomic window carries:
- the Rd3l gene encoding protein RD3-like, which produces MPLFSWMKWPKNDSYKQTHYPGSDIVTKTLLRELKWHLKERERFLQEMENEQKVKRAGVDYNWLRNPHATIPATEQRQLEVLCSQVQPCQTGAILSRFRELLAENDVLPWEIVYIFKQVLKDFLSSADRGGQHAGPWNAHITSSPASVLPGESSERPDKDEIPTVSSYVDRNAKSRFLSCSHRVWNLPYYYPSS; this is translated from the exons ATGCCACTTTTTAGCTGGATGAAATGGCCAAAAAATGATTCCTACAAGCAAACACATTATCCTGGCTCAGATATAGTAACAAAGACTCTGCTTCGGGAATTAAAATGGCATCTAAAGGAGCGAGAGAGATTTTTACAGGAGATGGAAAATGAGCAGAAAGTGAAAAGAGCAGGTGTGGATTACAACTGGCTGAGAAATCCTCATGCTACCATCCCAGCTACTGAACAGAGACAGCTTGAAGTTCTTTGCTCCCAAGTGCAACCTTGTCAAACCGGAGCTATTCTCAGCAG ATTTCGAGAACTTCTGGCAGAAAATGATGTCCTTCCCTGGGAAATAGTCTACATCTTCAAGCAAGTTCTCAAAGACTTCCTCAGCAGTGCTGACAGAGGGGGTCAGCATGCTGGCCCATGGAACGCTCACATCacctcttcccctgcctctgtgCTCCCAGGTGAAAGCTCTGAGAGGCCAGACAAAGATGAAATACCCACAGTATCAAGTTATGTAGACAGAAATGCCAAGAgcaggtttctgtcctgctcaCACAGAGTATGGAACCTACCATACTATTACCCATCAAGCTAA